The Listeria monocytogenes genome window below encodes:
- a CDS encoding pyridoxamine 5'-phosphate oxidase family protein, which translates to MKNELEDKILAILEQHQVGVLTSVQGDYPHARYMTFLHDGLTLYTPSGKELPKTEEVRRNPHVSVLIGYESPGSAFLEINGLASLEEDESIKERIWENISKEWFRGEDSPSFVVIKIVPEQIRILNSDDDGPDTLDLIG; encoded by the coding sequence ATGAAAAATGAACTAGAAGATAAAATTCTTGCCATTTTGGAGCAACATCAAGTAGGTGTATTAACGTCCGTGCAAGGAGATTATCCGCACGCTAGGTATATGACGTTTCTGCATGATGGCTTAACGCTTTACACACCATCTGGGAAAGAATTGCCGAAGACAGAAGAAGTCCGCAGAAACCCACACGTATCTGTTTTAATTGGTTACGAAAGCCCTGGTTCTGCGTTTTTAGAAATTAATGGTTTGGCATCTCTTGAAGAAGATGAATCGATCAAAGAACGCATTTGGGAAAATATTTCTAAAGAATGGTTTCGAGGCGAAGATTCACCATCCTTTGTGGTTATAAAAATTGTTCCGGAACAAATTAGAATACTGAATTCTGATGATGACGGTCCAGACACGCTCGATTTAATTGGTTAA
- a CDS encoding TfoX/Sxy family protein, translating into MANLSELPNIGKVLEQDLIKAGIKTPGELKDVGSKEAFLRIWENDSSVCLSELCALEGAVQGIRWHDLDEAKKTELKKFHQSL; encoded by the coding sequence ATGGCAAATCTTAGCGAATTACCAAACATTGGCAAAGTACTAGAGCAGGACTTAATCAAAGCGGGAATAAAAACTCCCGGCGAGCTAAAAGATGTTGGAAGCAAAGAAGCCTTTTTACGCATTTGGGAAAATGATTCTAGTGTTTGTCTGAGTGAACTATGTGCACTTGAAGGAGCCGTACAAGGTATCAGGTGGCACGATTTAGACGAAGCAAAGAAAACTGAACTCAAAAAGTTTCATCAATCCTTATAG
- a CDS encoding NAD-dependent protein deacylase produces MNKLNEALKKAEHIVFLTGAGVSVPSGIPDYRSKNGLYAGMSSPEYMLSHTCLVREPEKFYQFVTENMYYPNAVPNMIHTKMAEIEAEKDVTIITQNIDGLHEKAGSKKVVNFHGSLYHCYCQKCGMSVTAQEYLKSDIHSGCGGVIRPDVVLYEEAISESAIDQSLAAIRQADLIVIVGTSFRVSPFCNLTDYRNKKARIFAVNKERISLPYPFEMMESDALKVFAEI; encoded by the coding sequence ATGAATAAGTTGAATGAAGCACTCAAAAAAGCTGAACACATCGTTTTTCTAACCGGGGCGGGAGTTTCTGTCCCTTCAGGAATTCCGGATTATCGTTCGAAAAACGGCTTATACGCTGGGATGAGTAGCCCGGAATATATGCTGAGTCATACGTGTCTTGTGCGTGAACCGGAGAAGTTTTATCAGTTTGTTACAGAAAACATGTACTATCCGAATGCAGTGCCAAACATGATTCATACAAAAATGGCTGAAATCGAAGCGGAAAAAGATGTCACGATTATTACGCAAAATATTGATGGTTTGCATGAAAAAGCGGGTTCGAAAAAAGTCGTGAATTTCCACGGTAGTTTATATCATTGTTATTGTCAAAAATGCGGAATGTCTGTTACCGCGCAGGAGTACTTGAAATCGGATATCCATTCGGGTTGTGGTGGCGTCATTCGTCCGGATGTGGTGCTTTATGAAGAAGCGATTTCAGAAAGTGCGATAGATCAATCACTTGCAGCTATTAGACAAGCGGATTTGATTGTTATAGTAGGGACTTCTTTCCGCGTTAGTCCGTTTTGTAATTTAACGGATTATCGAAATAAAAAAGCGCGAATTTTTGCTGTAAATAAAGAACGAATTTCGCTTCCTTATCCATTTGAAATGATGGAAAGTGACGCTTTGAAAGTTTTCGCAGAGATTTGA
- a CDS encoding helix-hairpin-helix domain-containing protein — protein sequence MPTDLIKLPGIGKKMVLMLNEIGIEEVADLRGKNPIELYEDTCDKRGERMDPCVLYTYRCAVYVAETDEADQDTDLRKWWNWKDKQHTNERNLKNE from the coding sequence ATGCCAACTGATCTAATAAAATTACCAGGAATAGGTAAAAAAATGGTGTTGATGTTAAATGAAATTGGGATTGAAGAGGTCGCTGATTTAAGAGGGAAGAATCCGATTGAGTTATATGAGGATACTTGCGATAAGCGAGGCGAGAGAATGGATCCTTGTGTACTTTATACGTATCGCTGCGCAGTCTATGTTGCGGAAACGGATGAAGCGGACCAAGATACTGATTTGCGAAAATGGTGGAACTGGAAAGATAAACAACATACAAATGAAAGGAATTTAAAGAATGAATAA
- the pabB gene encoding aminodeoxychorismate synthase component I: MSLLRFDFEGDTKIFENPLYELVAHDLAEVLPIMKAAEEAQKSGKYVAGFVSYEAAPAFRSNLKTQKPDARMPLVWFGVYDGFTDTTTKCPDSAPLSFKMDTSFPEYAEKIDQIKAEIAAGNTYQINYTVRLQSDVPNNFSSQATYKTLQQIGKANYTALLSTNDFEIISASPELFFKWKENLLTTRPMKGTIRRGSTEQSDLEAHDWLKNDPKNRAENVMIVDLLRNDLGMIAVPGSVKVPKLMTLEPYPTVWQMTSTVTAETPPETDLTTIFKALFPCGSITGAPKARTMEIISALEDSPRGVYCGAIGYFEPDGNAIFSVPIRTIAIAENKAIYGVGGGIVWDSDATSEFSEIHAKSAILEKATEFSLIESLRLENGELFRTDFHLKRLQTSADFFGVPFNREEIEKLWTETAQKNTTGTYKVRFLLHPDGATDLELTEIDAKNKRITAQLADNPVPSNDLFLYHKTTHRKVYEDLKNPQTAETLLWNEHGELTEFITGNVVLTINGCFFTPPVASGLLPGTMRAELLAQNKVSEKVLSKKDLFEADFVWLINSVRGFVEVEIEQ, translated from the coding sequence ATGAGCTTATTACGATTTGATTTTGAAGGTGACACAAAGATTTTTGAAAATCCACTGTATGAACTGGTTGCACATGATTTAGCAGAAGTTCTTCCTATAATGAAAGCAGCCGAAGAAGCCCAAAAATCCGGAAAATACGTCGCTGGTTTTGTCAGTTATGAGGCTGCTCCTGCTTTTCGAAGTAATTTGAAAACCCAAAAACCCGATGCGCGTATGCCGCTCGTCTGGTTTGGTGTATATGACGGCTTTACCGACACAACTACCAAATGCCCTGACTCCGCGCCACTTTCTTTTAAAATGGATACAAGTTTTCCTGAGTACGCCGAGAAAATCGACCAAATCAAAGCTGAAATCGCTGCTGGAAATACCTACCAAATTAACTACACTGTGCGACTTCAAAGTGATGTTCCAAATAACTTTTCTTCTCAAGCGACTTATAAAACGTTACAGCAAATCGGGAAGGCAAATTATACTGCACTACTTTCAACAAATGATTTTGAAATTATTTCCGCCTCACCCGAACTATTTTTTAAATGGAAGGAAAACCTCTTAACGACACGCCCAATGAAAGGCACTATTCGCCGCGGAAGTACCGAGCAATCGGACTTAGAAGCACATGATTGGTTAAAAAATGATCCTAAAAACCGTGCAGAAAATGTAATGATTGTCGATTTACTTCGAAATGATCTTGGGATGATCGCTGTTCCCGGGAGTGTTAAAGTTCCTAAGTTAATGACGCTAGAACCTTACCCAACTGTCTGGCAAATGACTTCAACCGTAACAGCAGAAACACCTCCAGAAACCGACTTAACAACTATTTTTAAAGCACTCTTCCCTTGCGGCTCAATAACTGGCGCACCTAAAGCACGAACAATGGAAATTATTTCAGCGTTAGAAGATTCTCCTCGTGGGGTTTACTGCGGAGCGATTGGCTATTTCGAGCCTGATGGAAATGCGATTTTTAGTGTTCCGATTCGTACTATCGCCATCGCTGAGAACAAGGCAATTTATGGCGTTGGCGGAGGTATCGTCTGGGATTCTGATGCCACTAGCGAATTTTCCGAAATCCATGCAAAATCAGCTATCTTAGAAAAAGCAACGGAATTTTCTTTGATTGAATCGTTGCGCCTTGAAAATGGTGAACTCTTCCGAACCGACTTTCATTTAAAACGCCTTCAAACAAGCGCAGATTTTTTCGGAGTTCCTTTTAATAGAGAAGAAATAGAAAAATTGTGGACTGAAACCGCGCAAAAAAATACGACTGGCACATACAAAGTGCGCTTTTTATTACATCCTGATGGTGCAACTGATTTGGAACTAACAGAAATTGATGCAAAAAACAAGCGAATAACGGCGCAACTCGCCGATAATCCTGTACCTTCAAACGATTTATTTCTCTACCATAAAACAACTCATCGGAAGGTCTATGAAGACTTAAAAAATCCTCAAACCGCTGAAACGCTACTTTGGAATGAACATGGCGAACTGACAGAATTCATTACCGGGAATGTAGTTTTAACTATAAATGGCTGCTTTTTCACTCCTCCAGTTGCTTCAGGTCTTCTCCCAGGAACGATGAGAGCCGAACTACTAGCCCAAAATAAGGTTTCTGAAAAAGTACTATCAAAAAAAGACCTTTTTGAAGCAGACTTTGTGTGGTTAATTAATAGCGTAAGAGGATTTGTAGAAGTAGAAATCGAACAATAA
- a CDS encoding Crp/Fnr family transcriptional regulator, with amino-acid sequence MLFLKELESNLTVSKLMELCFEHPNYKDYCSVISTKKGEVLESLSPAGTKVYFVLSGIYGMIVEKDAEMEEDSCKECIVRFLQKGDSFGLYHLFYDEWSPHVSMQSLGHGEVMEVDSNFLFSIFDKEDENNFFMIKVMAEELREAHTFAKLSFLKKEERIRKAILKCAQTLGTFSDNGILLPREITQEVLARYTNTSREYVAHTVMHLIKEDIIRNRPKPLLVMDKTRL; translated from the coding sequence ATGCTATTCTTAAAAGAGCTTGAATCCAATCTAACGGTTAGCAAATTAATGGAGTTGTGCTTTGAACATCCGAATTACAAAGACTACTGCTCGGTTATCAGCACCAAGAAGGGTGAGGTTCTAGAAAGTTTAAGTCCGGCTGGAACAAAAGTATATTTTGTTCTAAGCGGCATATACGGGATGATTGTAGAGAAAGATGCAGAAATGGAAGAAGATAGCTGTAAAGAATGCATTGTTCGTTTCTTGCAAAAAGGAGATAGTTTTGGACTATATCATCTTTTTTATGATGAATGGAGTCCACATGTTTCGATGCAAAGCTTAGGTCACGGAGAAGTTATGGAAGTAGATAGCAATTTCTTGTTCTCTATTTTCGACAAAGAAGATGAGAATAACTTTTTTATGATTAAAGTGATGGCAGAAGAATTACGCGAAGCCCATACGTTTGCAAAACTAAGCTTCTTAAAAAAGGAAGAACGAATCCGCAAAGCCATTCTCAAATGTGCTCAAACTTTAGGAACGTTTTCTGATAACGGGATATTGCTACCAAGAGAAATTACGCAAGAAGTACTTGCAAGATACACCAATACATCACGCGAATATGTGGCTCACACAGTCATGCATTTAATTAAAGAGGATATAATTAGAAATAGACCAAAACCTCTCCTAGTGATGGACAAAACGCGATTATAA
- a CDS encoding ABC transporter ATP-binding protein: MNQKKYSWRKFFQLLISAKPANWIIFCALFASVITTIAGLVVPLFTKNLIDGFSIASLDVKMVALIVLAFILQAITNGFSIFLLNYMGQKVVATIRERLWKKIVHLPVSYFDNTKTGEMVSRMVNDTVVVKELIADHFPQFVTGIISVVGAIIILFFMDWKMTLIILVAVPITALVVAPLGQKMFKISKGLQNETADFTGSISQTLSEARLVKASNAETLETEAGHQGINRLFGFGIREAKVVAVLGPLIFFVVMGVIVGIIGYGGIRVSAGTMTTGTLIAFLLYLFQIIVPVTSFATFFAQLQKAKGATERIADILNETEEDFDAGKKVDVSGKTIRASDISFSYNEGEPILKHVSFDTKPGEVIAFAGPSGGGKSTLFAILERFYQPDTGEILVGDIPLSEISINSWRTQIGYVSQESAMLSGTIRDNLCYGLDREITEDELWNVAKLAYADGFISELPDKMATEVGERGVKLSGGQRQRIAIARAFLRNPNILMLDEATASLDSQSEQIVQQALANLMEGRTTFVIAHRLSTIVSADQILFIEHGEITGRGTHSELVASHPLYASFAEQQLK, encoded by the coding sequence ATGAATCAGAAAAAATATAGTTGGCGAAAATTTTTCCAGTTACTTATTAGCGCAAAACCTGCGAATTGGATAATTTTCTGTGCTTTATTCGCCAGTGTAATAACTACTATCGCTGGCCTTGTTGTGCCGCTTTTTACAAAAAACTTAATTGATGGCTTTTCGATAGCCTCACTTGATGTAAAAATGGTCGCTTTAATTGTGTTGGCATTTATTTTGCAAGCAATAACGAATGGTTTCTCGATTTTCCTACTTAACTACATGGGGCAAAAAGTCGTAGCAACGATTCGTGAACGCTTATGGAAAAAAATTGTGCATTTGCCTGTGTCTTACTTTGATAATACCAAGACTGGCGAAATGGTAAGTCGCATGGTAAATGATACGGTCGTGGTTAAGGAGCTAATTGCTGATCATTTCCCACAATTTGTAACGGGGATAATTTCGGTTGTCGGCGCGATTATTATTTTGTTCTTCATGGACTGGAAAATGACGCTCATCATTTTAGTGGCCGTTCCAATTACAGCGCTAGTTGTTGCACCACTTGGCCAGAAAATGTTTAAAATCTCTAAAGGGCTTCAAAACGAAACGGCTGATTTCACTGGTTCCATTAGCCAAACCCTGTCAGAAGCTAGACTCGTTAAGGCATCGAATGCGGAAACACTGGAAACGGAAGCTGGTCATCAAGGAATCAATCGTCTATTTGGTTTTGGAATTCGTGAGGCGAAAGTTGTCGCTGTGCTTGGACCGCTAATTTTCTTTGTTGTCATGGGTGTTATCGTTGGTATCATTGGTTACGGTGGAATTCGTGTTTCAGCGGGAACGATGACTACAGGTACCCTCATCGCCTTTTTACTCTATCTGTTCCAAATCATTGTTCCTGTCACTTCTTTCGCAACATTCTTCGCCCAACTTCAAAAAGCAAAAGGTGCAACAGAGAGAATTGCGGATATTCTAAATGAAACAGAGGAAGATTTCGACGCTGGTAAAAAAGTAGATGTGAGCGGAAAAACCATTCGCGCATCTGATATTTCTTTCTCCTATAATGAAGGTGAGCCTATTCTAAAACATGTTTCTTTTGATACGAAACCTGGAGAAGTTATTGCATTCGCCGGCCCAAGTGGCGGAGGAAAATCAACCTTATTTGCGATTTTAGAACGTTTCTATCAACCGGATACAGGAGAAATTTTAGTAGGAGACATTCCCCTTTCCGAGATTTCAATTAACTCATGGCGTACCCAAATTGGTTACGTTTCTCAAGAAAGTGCGATGCTTTCTGGTACAATTCGCGATAACCTTTGTTACGGGTTGGATCGAGAAATTACGGAAGATGAGTTATGGAATGTAGCCAAACTAGCTTATGCTGACGGCTTTATTTCCGAGCTTCCTGACAAAATGGCCACCGAAGTCGGCGAACGTGGCGTGAAGCTCTCAGGAGGTCAAAGACAGCGGATTGCCATTGCCCGAGCCTTCTTACGTAATCCTAACATTCTCATGTTAGACGAGGCGACAGCTAGTTTAGATAGCCAGTCCGAACAAATCGTTCAACAAGCTTTGGCAAACTTAATGGAAGGTCGTACTACTTTTGTTATCGCCCACCGCCTTTCCACTATCGTAAGCGCCGACCAAATCCTCTTTATCGAACATGGGGAAATAACTGGCCGCGGCACGCATAGTGAATTAGTTGCTTCTCATCCACTTTACGCTTCCTTTGCAGAACAACAGCTAAAATAA
- the serS gene encoding serine--tRNA ligase codes for MLDVKLLRNNFDEVKQKLQNRGEDLGEFEKFGELDKRRRTLIVETEALKSQRNEVSQEIAKLKREKQDADAKIEEMRVVGDRIKTLDIELREIDEKLDMILMSIPNIPHESTPVGESEDDNVEIRKWGEVREFDFEPKAHWDLGTDLDILDFENAAKVTGSRFVFYKKLGARLERALINFMMDLHSNEHGYEEMLPPYMVNRASMTGTGQLPKFEEDAFLIEAEDYFLIPTAEVPVTNYHREDILKAEDLPRKYTAFSACFRSEAGSAGRDTRGLIRQHQFNKVELVQFVKPEDSYEALEKLTGNAEEVLRRLELPYRVLSMCTADLGFTAAKKYDLEVWIPSYNSYREISSCSNFESFQARRANIRFRREPGSKPEYVHTLNGSGLALGRTVAAILENYQDADGSVRIPKVLQGYMGGIEKIELPK; via the coding sequence ATGTTAGATGTTAAATTGTTACGTAATAATTTTGATGAAGTAAAGCAGAAATTACAAAATCGCGGGGAAGACCTTGGTGAATTCGAGAAATTTGGCGAGTTAGATAAACGCCGCCGTACACTGATTGTGGAGACAGAAGCGCTAAAAAGTCAGCGTAATGAAGTGTCTCAAGAAATCGCTAAATTAAAACGCGAAAAACAAGATGCGGACGCTAAGATTGAAGAAATGCGTGTCGTTGGAGACCGAATTAAAACATTAGATATCGAATTACGAGAAATCGATGAAAAATTAGATATGATTTTAATGTCGATTCCAAATATTCCACATGAGTCTACTCCAGTTGGCGAATCGGAAGACGATAACGTGGAAATCCGTAAGTGGGGCGAAGTTCGCGAATTTGATTTTGAACCAAAAGCTCACTGGGACTTAGGAACTGACCTTGATATTCTTGATTTTGAAAATGCTGCGAAAGTAACTGGTAGCCGTTTTGTATTTTATAAAAAATTAGGTGCAAGACTGGAACGGGCGCTAATTAACTTCATGATGGACTTGCATTCGAATGAACATGGCTATGAAGAAATGTTGCCACCGTACATGGTGAACCGTGCGAGCATGACTGGAACTGGTCAATTGCCGAAATTTGAAGAAGATGCTTTCTTAATTGAAGCAGAAGATTATTTCCTTATTCCAACAGCGGAAGTACCAGTAACAAACTACCACCGCGAAGACATTTTAAAAGCAGAAGATTTACCAAGAAAATATACAGCATTTAGCGCATGTTTCCGTTCTGAAGCGGGATCTGCTGGTCGTGATACGCGTGGCTTAATTCGCCAACATCAATTTAACAAAGTGGAATTAGTTCAATTTGTTAAACCAGAAGATTCTTACGAGGCGCTTGAAAAATTAACTGGAAACGCAGAAGAAGTATTGCGTCGCCTAGAATTACCATATCGCGTACTAAGCATGTGTACTGCTGACTTAGGCTTCACTGCTGCTAAAAAATATGACTTAGAAGTTTGGATTCCAAGCTACAATTCTTACCGTGAGATTTCTTCTTGCAGTAATTTTGAAAGCTTCCAAGCAAGACGCGCTAACATCCGTTTCCGTCGTGAACCAGGAAGCAAACCAGAGTACGTGCATACACTTAATGGTTCTGGCTTAGCGCTTGGACGTACAGTGGCTGCCATTTTAGAAAATTACCAAGATGCAGATGGTTCTGTACGCATTCCGAAAGTACTACAAGGTTACATGGGTGGTATTGAGAAAATAGAATTACCAAAATAA
- the fsa gene encoding fructose-6-phosphate aldolase, translating into MRFFIDTANVEEIKKANRMGFIAGVTTNPSLVAKEGRDFNEVIQEITSIVDGPISGEVVSLEADEMIAEGRVIAKIHPNMVVKIPMTGEGLAAVKVLTEEGIKTNVTLVFSATQALLAARAGATYVSPFLGRLDDIGDDGLVLIRDIADIFEIHGIPTEIISASVRHPIHVIECAKAGADIATVPFKVFEQMLKHPLTDSGIDKFLADWEAAKK; encoded by the coding sequence ATGAGATTTTTTATCGATACAGCGAACGTAGAAGAGATTAAAAAGGCTAACAGAATGGGGTTCATTGCTGGAGTCACCACTAACCCATCACTTGTTGCCAAAGAAGGTCGCGATTTTAATGAGGTCATTCAAGAAATCACATCCATTGTTGACGGACCAATTAGCGGCGAAGTAGTAAGTTTAGAAGCAGATGAGATGATTGCGGAAGGTCGAGTTATTGCAAAAATCCATCCGAATATGGTTGTAAAAATCCCAATGACTGGCGAAGGTTTGGCAGCTGTAAAAGTGTTGACGGAAGAAGGTATTAAAACCAATGTAACGCTCGTATTTTCTGCCACACAAGCTTTACTTGCGGCAAGAGCGGGTGCGACATATGTATCACCATTTTTAGGACGATTAGACGATATAGGTGACGATGGTTTGGTTCTGATTCGTGACATTGCGGATATTTTCGAGATTCACGGGATTCCAACAGAAATTATTTCAGCAAGTGTGCGACACCCAATCCATGTTATTGAATGCGCTAAAGCTGGTGCTGATATTGCCACCGTGCCATTTAAAGTGTTCGAACAAATGCTAAAACATCCTCTGACCGATAGCGGGATTGACAAATTTCTTGCAGATTGGGAAGCGGCGAAAAAATAA
- a CDS encoding anthranilate synthase component II yields the protein MILIIDHNDSFTYNLYQYFLELQEEVQVVSATTFSLEAFQQIAPEMVVLSPGPGSPEDFPISLALLDKIQVPILGICLGHQMIGHFFGAKVVPADVPVHGKTSIISHNGEGLFAELTPKFQVTRYHSLVIDPATVPAHLKVTALTEDGVIMGLAHVSKPIQSVQFHPEAILSENGHAILENFVRLGRNVK from the coding sequence GTGATTTTAATCATCGATCATAATGATTCGTTTACATATAATTTATACCAATATTTTTTAGAGCTTCAAGAGGAGGTGCAGGTTGTTTCTGCCACCACTTTTTCACTTGAAGCCTTTCAACAAATCGCTCCTGAAATGGTAGTTTTATCACCAGGACCAGGTTCCCCGGAAGACTTTCCTATAAGTTTAGCTCTACTAGATAAAATCCAAGTTCCTATTCTCGGCATTTGCCTCGGTCATCAAATGATCGGTCATTTTTTCGGGGCAAAAGTGGTTCCGGCAGACGTCCCGGTTCACGGAAAAACAAGTATCATTTCGCATAATGGGGAAGGTTTATTTGCAGAACTTACACCAAAGTTCCAAGTGACACGCTACCATTCCTTAGTTATCGATCCTGCCACAGTTCCCGCTCATTTAAAAGTAACCGCACTGACAGAAGACGGCGTGATAATGGGACTAGCTCACGTATCAAAACCGATTCAAAGCGTCCAATTCCACCCAGAAGCAATCCTATCCGAAAACGGACATGCCATACTTGAAAACTTTGTACGATTAGGGAGAAATGTTAAATGA
- the lde gene encoding multidrug efflux MFS transporter Lde, whose translation MENWKKNLYVVWVGCFLTGTGLNLIMPFLPLYIEELGVHNPDQVSMWSGIALSSTFLVSAIMSPIWGKLADQKGRRIMLLRAALGMAIAMILMGLVSNVYQFVGLRLLMGIFSGYISTANALIATQVPRHRSGWALGALSTAAVSGVLIGPLIGGALSDTFGVRPVFYITGVLLLGSFFLTLFFVKEKFTPVEKKEMRSGKEVFLSLKNPGLIISLFITTMMIQIASNSVNPILTLYVRDLAGNAQNIAFISGMIASVPGVAALIAAPRLGRWGDRIGSERILLGALIGSMLLQIPMAFAQNPLQLGILRFLLGLTDGALLPAVQSLLTKNTPREVSGRIFGYNQSFQYIGNVIGPLVGSSVAAHFGYGDVFLVVAGFIFINVLISFYFNRKMHGEKGNHAN comes from the coding sequence ATGGAAAATTGGAAGAAGAATTTGTATGTTGTCTGGGTAGGGTGCTTTCTAACCGGGACCGGATTAAATTTAATCATGCCATTTTTACCATTATATATTGAAGAATTAGGGGTGCATAATCCAGATCAAGTAAGTATGTGGTCTGGAATCGCACTCAGTTCGACCTTTTTAGTATCAGCTATTATGTCACCAATTTGGGGTAAACTAGCTGACCAAAAAGGACGGAGAATTATGCTTTTACGGGCGGCACTAGGGATGGCGATAGCGATGATTCTGATGGGACTCGTAAGTAATGTATACCAATTTGTTGGTTTGCGCTTATTAATGGGGATTTTTTCAGGATACATTTCGACAGCGAATGCTCTTATCGCAACACAAGTTCCTCGTCATCGTAGCGGCTGGGCTCTCGGGGCATTATCAACGGCGGCAGTTTCTGGTGTGCTAATTGGCCCGTTAATTGGCGGAGCACTGTCGGATACATTTGGCGTCAGACCGGTGTTTTACATCACAGGAGTACTTCTTTTAGGTAGTTTTTTTCTCACACTGTTTTTCGTAAAAGAGAAATTTACACCAGTAGAAAAAAAGGAAATGCGGTCGGGAAAAGAAGTTTTCTTATCGCTTAAAAACCCAGGCTTGATTATTTCCTTATTCATTACGACAATGATGATTCAAATTGCGTCCAACTCAGTGAACCCGATTTTGACATTATACGTGCGTGACTTGGCAGGAAATGCGCAAAACATTGCTTTTATTAGTGGGATGATTGCATCTGTTCCTGGGGTTGCGGCGCTTATTGCGGCACCAAGACTTGGTAGATGGGGAGACCGAATTGGTTCGGAGCGAATATTGTTAGGTGCGCTCATAGGTTCCATGTTACTCCAAATTCCAATGGCTTTCGCACAAAATCCGTTACAACTAGGGATTTTACGTTTCTTATTAGGGCTTACAGATGGCGCCTTGCTTCCAGCGGTTCAATCATTGCTTACAAAAAATACACCGCGTGAGGTTTCAGGCCGGATTTTTGGTTATAATCAATCGTTTCAATACATCGGGAATGTCATCGGACCGCTTGTTGGGTCAAGTGTTGCTGCTCATTTTGGTTACGGAGATGTCTTCCTCGTAGTTGCTGGCTTTATTTTTATCAATGTACTAATCAGTTTTTATTTCAACCGAAAAATGCACGGAGAGAAGGGGAATCATGCCAACTGA
- a CDS encoding SH3 domain-containing protein → MNQTFIVKKEHVSQYSNPLFVNKNESIWVFEEDTEYPGWIFCKGKSSGKEGWIPKQIIQLSNDGKSGTVSEDYSARELNVQPGDKLESNRELNGWVWCVTEENHAGWVPRENLEA, encoded by the coding sequence ATGAATCAAACATTTATCGTGAAAAAAGAACATGTTAGTCAATATTCAAATCCTCTTTTTGTGAATAAAAATGAGTCTATTTGGGTGTTTGAAGAAGATACAGAATATCCAGGCTGGATTTTTTGCAAAGGGAAGTCGTCTGGAAAAGAAGGATGGATTCCGAAACAAATTATTCAATTGAGTAATGATGGAAAGAGTGGAACCGTATCAGAAGACTACTCTGCACGCGAATTAAATGTTCAACCCGGTGATAAATTAGAAAGTAATCGCGAGCTCAATGGTTGGGTTTGGTGCGTGACAGAAGAAAATCATGCTGGCTGGGTACCACGAGAAAATTTAGAAGCGTAA